The following are encoded in a window of Variovorax paradoxus genomic DNA:
- a CDS encoding acetyl-CoA carboxylase biotin carboxylase subunit translates to MTAAFDTLLIANRGEIAVRIIRAAKELGLKTVAVYSDADAQSLAVQMADEAVRIGPAHATKSYLSIDAILQAAADSGAGAVHPGYGFLSENAEFAERIEAAGLVFVGPTPHAIRTMGDKAAARAAAMRAGVPTVPGSAGVVTDPDTAVEVAKDIGYPIMIKASAGGGGRGIRVAHDEAELRQQFATATAEAQAAFGNGEVYLERFIRQARHIEVQILGDGQRVVHCFERECSLQRRRQKVWEEAPSAAISEATRAALCESALRLANAVAYRGAGTLEYLYDDDTREFFFIEMNTRIQVEHPITEMITGVDLVKEMLRIALGQPLRLRQEDIRLTGAAIEVRINAENAAKNFMPSPGLVSQLVVPGGPGVRFDTMLFSGYTVPAYYDSLLGKLIVHDTDRASALARMRRALDELQVEGIHTTIPLHRALCEDADVAKAAFHTGFLETWLAANPLPEAPALKVTA, encoded by the coding sequence ATGACCGCCGCATTCGACACACTGCTGATCGCCAACCGGGGCGAGATCGCGGTGCGCATCATCCGCGCTGCCAAAGAGCTGGGGCTCAAGACCGTTGCGGTCTACAGCGACGCCGACGCGCAGAGCCTCGCCGTGCAGATGGCCGACGAAGCCGTGCGCATCGGCCCGGCGCACGCCACCAAGAGCTACCTGAGCATCGATGCGATCCTGCAGGCCGCCGCTGACAGCGGCGCCGGCGCGGTGCACCCGGGCTACGGTTTTCTTTCGGAGAACGCCGAGTTCGCCGAGCGCATCGAGGCTGCGGGCCTGGTGTTCGTGGGCCCGACGCCGCATGCGATCCGCACCATGGGCGACAAGGCCGCGGCGCGCGCCGCCGCCATGCGCGCCGGCGTGCCCACCGTGCCCGGCAGCGCGGGCGTGGTGACCGACCCCGACACCGCCGTCGAAGTCGCGAAGGACATCGGCTACCCGATCATGATCAAGGCCTCGGCCGGCGGCGGCGGGCGCGGCATCCGCGTGGCGCACGACGAGGCCGAGCTGCGCCAGCAGTTCGCCACAGCCACCGCCGAAGCGCAGGCCGCGTTCGGCAACGGCGAGGTCTACCTCGAACGCTTCATCCGCCAGGCGCGCCACATCGAAGTGCAAATTTTGGGCGACGGCCAGCGCGTGGTGCACTGCTTCGAGCGCGAATGCTCGCTGCAGCGGCGCCGCCAGAAGGTCTGGGAAGAAGCACCCTCGGCAGCCATCAGCGAAGCCACACGCGCCGCGCTGTGCGAATCGGCGCTGCGGCTCGCGAACGCCGTGGCCTACCGCGGCGCGGGCACGCTCGAATACCTGTACGACGACGACACGCGCGAGTTCTTCTTCATCGAGATGAACACGCGCATCCAGGTCGAGCACCCGATCACCGAGATGATCACCGGCGTCGACCTCGTGAAGGAGATGCTGCGCATCGCGCTTGGCCAGCCGCTGCGCCTGCGGCAGGAAGACATTCGCCTCACCGGCGCGGCCATCGAGGTGCGCATCAACGCCGAGAACGCAGCGAAGAACTTCATGCCGAGCCCCGGCCTCGTGTCGCAGCTCGTGGTGCCCGGTGGCCCGGGCGTGCGCTTCGACACGATGCTGTTCTCCGGGTACACCGTGCCCGCGTACTACGACTCGCTGCTCGGCAAGCTCATCGTGCACGACACCGACCGCGCCAGCGCGCTGGCCCGCATGCGGCGTGCGCTCGACGAGTTGCAGGTGGAAGGCATCCACACGACGATTCCGCTGCATCGCGCGCTGTGCGAGGACGCCGACGTGGCGAAGGCCGCGTTCCACACCGGTTTTCTCGAAACCTGGCTCGCGGCAAATCCATTGCCCGAAGCTCCTGCCTTGAAGGTGACCGCATGA
- a CDS encoding acetyl-CoA carboxylase yields the protein MPATHEVLSPLPGTFYRRSAPDAPPFKAEGDTVAVGDVLGLVEVMKQFSEVTADAAGRLASFAVENGEPVDPGQLLAVIETA from the coding sequence ATGCCCGCTACCCATGAAGTCCTGAGCCCGCTGCCGGGCACCTTCTACCGCCGCTCGGCGCCCGACGCGCCGCCGTTCAAGGCCGAAGGCGACACCGTGGCCGTGGGCGACGTGCTCGGCCTGGTCGAGGTGATGAAGCAGTTCAGCGAAGTCACGGCCGACGCGGCCGGGCGCCTGGCCAGCTTCGCCGTCGAGAACGGCGAGCCGGTCGATCCGGGCCAGCTGCTGGCTGTCATCGAAACGGCGTGA
- a CDS encoding 5-oxoprolinase subunit PxpA, which produces MGEGFGPWTIGDGVDAQLMPLISSANIATGFHAGDPNIMRKMVLLARTHGVGIGAHPGFRDLVGFGRRHINAPADELVNDMVYQLGALREFARLAGMTLQHIKPHGALYMHAARDEALSRALVTALQQIEPTLRLFCMESSVTFQVARELGQPVVREFYADRDYDLSGSIVFTRRVGALDPEAVAAKVLRACTEGVVRTVEGEDVAIGFDSVCIHSDTPGALALVQATRRALAAHGIEVAGLARPA; this is translated from the coding sequence ATGGGCGAAGGCTTCGGCCCCTGGACCATCGGCGATGGCGTCGACGCGCAGCTCATGCCGCTGATCAGTTCGGCCAACATCGCGACCGGCTTCCATGCCGGCGACCCGAACATCATGCGCAAGATGGTGCTGCTGGCCCGCACGCACGGCGTGGGCATCGGCGCGCACCCGGGCTTTCGCGACCTCGTGGGCTTCGGGCGCCGCCACATCAACGCGCCCGCCGACGAGCTGGTGAACGACATGGTCTACCAGCTCGGTGCGCTGCGCGAGTTCGCGCGCCTGGCCGGCATGACGCTGCAGCACATCAAGCCGCACGGCGCGCTCTACATGCATGCGGCACGCGACGAGGCGCTGTCGCGCGCACTCGTCACTGCCCTGCAGCAGATCGAACCGACGCTGCGCCTGTTCTGCATGGAGTCGTCCGTCACCTTCCAGGTGGCGCGCGAACTCGGCCAGCCGGTGGTGCGCGAGTTCTATGCCGACCGCGACTACGACCTGAGCGGCTCCATCGTCTTCACGCGGCGCGTCGGCGCGCTCGACCCCGAGGCCGTGGCCGCCAAGGTGCTGCGTGCGTGTACCGAGGGTGTGGTGCGCACGGTCGAAGGAGAAGACGTGGCGATCGGCTTCGACTCGGTCTGCATCCACAGCGACACGCCCGGCGCGCTCGCGCTCGTGCAGGCCACGCGGCGCGCCCTTGCCGCGCACGGCATCGAAGTTGCAGGCCTCGCCAGGCCAGCCTGA